The Bufo gargarizans isolate SCDJY-AF-19 unplaced genomic scaffold, ASM1485885v1 original_scaffold_2202_pilon, whole genome shotgun sequence genome includes the window ccaattggctgtccgtcaagacactggacgatcctcgacccaaattaaggcccttacttgtgctgactgcagccccataacaatcagacggcatctgagactgaagggcttcaaaaacaaaaaacgtcttcaaagacctcgtctccttgaacgccacagaactgctcgtttggactttgcaagagagcaccaaacatgggacattcaaaggtggaagaaagttttattctctgatgataaaaaatgtaaccttgatggtcctgatggtttccaacgttactggcatgacaagcagatcccacctgagatgttttctactctccacagtggagggggtgccataatggtctggggtgctttttccttcagtggaacaattcgggaagtgcaggggcgtcaaacggccactggctatgtccagatgttgcagagagcattcctcatgactgagggccctcgtctgtgtggtaacgactgggtttatCAACAGGAccacgctacagtacacaatgcctgcaggacaagggacttcttccagaagaataacatcactcttttggcccatcctgcgtgttcccctgatctaaatccaattgagaacctttggggatgggtggcaagggaagtttagaaaaatggacaaattccagacagtagatggccttcgtgcagccgtcttcaccacttggagaaacgcttgcatcaagcatgctgaaacaaatttttgaagtgatcatcaataacggcggagctactcattactgagttcatgtttggaagttggatttctgttttgggggatatatatatctatctcccAAAAAATTTTTCACTCccatttctttttgttgcatgttgaagctctacttgttaAGAtctagccatgctaaatatgatttttttttgccattttccaagtggtattaaacttttgatcaggactgtgtgtATGAATGAAaatatatatccttttttttttttttttcttcaggaaaACCCCTATAGCTCCTCCTTAGTGGGCAGCTCATGTAGGGTTTCTTACAGTCTATTCGTTTTAATAACTTTCTGTGCCTAGTTTAATTTTCAACTGTCCACTCTTGTGCTCAAAAATATTTAAGTCAGCACCTCAAGGGGATGCTTACCGGTTTTATATTTTCTTTGGTACTTGCTTCTTTGCTCCTTTTCACCTCAATAAGAGCAGCACCCTATTTTGTGACTACACCACAGTTATAATGCCTACAGGGAGTCATTGAtagtctgagacacacctcctgtcaCATGACTGGCTCTCCCCACAGCAGCTCTGCTTCCTCAGATTGaggcgtcatgcacacgaccgttgttttgatccaaattttttgtggctcggatgtcgacccattctcttcaatggggccacaaatgaTGCGGACGGCaccccgtgtgctgtccgcatctgttgctccattccctggccctacaaaaataaataaaactagagcatgtcctattcctgcCCGTTTTGCAAACAAGGATCATAATTTCTATTATGGGTGGTCtttcccgttccgcaaattgcggaacgcacacggctgcccttttttttttgcagatctgcaattttcaGACCGTGAAACACtgcgcggtcgtgtgcatgagttctGACTGTTGTGTTTAATCTGAATTACATATTGTAGACTGGGTTTCTGAGCGTCTTCTGCAGCTATAGAGTATCActaaaattaatataaaaattaCTTGAAGATATGGAAAAGTAAATAAAATGTTTTCTAAGTAAGGTTAGAatttctgttcttttataggggtttgtatttatatttttggatTGGTAATGTTtcttaaaaatgtgtttttgtagGCAAACCACTACAGCCCCCTGTCAAAAGGGAGCTTCTCAGGCACCGAGACTACAAAGTGGATTTGGAGTCCAAGTTGGGGAAAACCATTGTCATTACAAAGACCACACCTCAGTCTGAGATGGGCGGGTAAGTTCCCTGGAAGAAATTTTGCTAAATATTCAGTGTAAGAGGATTTTGTCtgctccttaaagggaatctgtcacctccaaaaaccatcccaagccgccagcagtgtgtttccgaCGAtcgttttcttcctgaaggcagatgaagcaaaagctcagaaaacgttcttttatcccctgcccagtGCGCTTCTCTAGACATGAAAACGATTGTCGGAAACACGCTGCCGGCTTGGGtttgtttttggaggtgacagcttCCCTGTTTTAAACAGGAGGAAATCGGGGCTAATGTATGCGATCGACGATAACGTCAATCGTACACATTTAAACATAATATGACCACGGCATCTTGTAGGTCAAAAACCGGGAGCCATGCACCAGCTCCCCCTAGGGACACTTTGCAGGGCAAAAAGATGATGTGAACAGATTGTATAAAATTGCATTCTAGTACTAAGAGCACACAATAACTGGTAACTGTTCCTCCATGATATACTTAAAGTCAAACTTCAGAATTTGGACTTCGATTCCGATGCCAAGTGTCGTATCATGATTCTCGATATCAAAATAAtacttacaaaaaataaatacaaaaatataaggTCCTTCCATTGAGGTACTTGATGGGGTTactttggacctgcctacatTGCAGTTACctcttttcaaaaaaaaaaaaaaagtctgtgtgaGGAGAGTGGGTAGTGTTTCTGTGCCTGGCACATTGATCATCATTAGAAACCGACATAAATTACCATATATCTGAAATCTACGCCAATCCATAACTctaaaatatatacataagcgATACACTCACAGATCCAGCATTGTGCCTCAGATAGGAAAGGAGTGTTCACACACAGTGACGTCCAGGTAGGGGAAGATGGCTCTCAGGACACAACGCTGTATGTTGTGTATATTGTAAGGTTGGCGGCTTCTACACTTTTCCATCTGTCTGAATACAGTAAGTGATGGTCCAACATGCATTCATGTTAGGAATTTACTGAGACATTTTTTGCTTTGTTTGTTGACCTTGCCTACAAGCAGAGCGTGTGCGACAAATAGACAAACCTTTACATGGTGAGGTCAAGGAGGATGAAACCCACATAAGAAAACGGACAATGGAAATGTCTTTTATTGCACAAGTTATCACGTTTATTATGGAGACATTGAACAGCGTGGAATGTTTATTAATGCATGCTAATGTGGGAGATCATGGCCTTGTAGCATTTTCTTCTCTAAGATCAATTAGGAGACCTCTGGTGGCCAATGAGTATTTTTACATTGGTGGACAGAATCAGTGAAAGAACATGCCATGGAGATAGGACTTGCTTTCCAGAATCATCCTGCTGCACTTGGTTGGCTTCCTCCATACATTGCTGTTAGTCAAAATCTCTAACGTAAGGCATACAAGCAAGTTTATTCTCCTTACCGTAGTACACCAAAATTAAAGGGGAAtcccattttaatttattatgAGATGTCAGTGTGGCATTAGAGGACCCattacctctcctgacatgtctgtcttaTTACTCCCCATGAAATAATCGGAGAATCATTGCTATATAAAGTGGAAGTTACGGTTCCTCTTGTCCTAGGGGCAGTGTCCCCACATAGTCCGCACTGATTATATAGTATCATAGTGTGTAGGAACACTCTCTAACTGGTATGAACAGCAAAACAAAAAGATTATGCACCTCACCATATATAAAACAATTCTTTACATTATTGGAACCACtgcatatattaaaggggttgtccgacctCAATTTTTTTAATGATGGTCAAGAGAGTGTTTGAAATGaaattaagaagaaaaaaaaaatctactctCCTACTGAATGCCGCAGTCTTCTCGTGGCAAGGCTCCAGTGACCCCTTCCTGGTCCGTGGTTACATGCCACTGTGGAGCTTCTGTGGTCATGTGACACTTGGAGACCTCAGAAATGTCAAGCTTTGGTACGTTTGTGCGCATTACCACCTAGCATCACTAGGATTTGGCATAAATGTCAGGTCTGGATCCCACCGGTAGGACCCACTCCTGTCTCTAGAACAGGACCCTAAAGTCAATGGAAGAGCAAGCCACGCATATGTGCTTTCGGCTGTTTTTCATAAATCCCATGGCAATAAATGGAGATGTGGCCACACTTGCGCAGCTTGCTCTTCTTTCACTACTTTGGACTTCTGAAAATAAGCAAGCATGCTTACTCAGCTATGTTCGgacgtcccatagcagtgaatgtacAGTATGCTGCACATGCGCGGTGTCCTCTCCCAGGTTTGAATAACAATAAAAGGCCTCATTATATTGAGAATAgtgtgtgtttgttgtgtgttgttgtgtgtttttttttttagttttttttagttttttttttgcttagaaaCCTGAAaactattactggtttattcaccagTAATAAAAAACCTGGAAGTCTCTCCCAGGATTTaaacctgggatctctacatgcaaaaccaAGCACTTATCACAAAGttatagcattaccacatagagCTGCATGtgtttttctatgcttagaagctAATacacattactggtgtctttataatcctACATTGTTCTTGTGAATAAAACAGTAATATGTTTATCAGCGTTCTGAGCAgacctcagtgtggtgaagctatagtacatagtgtatatgatatgtaagACCCAGCTCTTCCCTCAGCacgtctagccctgtcaatcaagaggaggggggcgtgtgcagagcacagggggtgttacaaagcagtgctgaaAGGATGCAGCCCCACTTCCTGGTGCTTCAacctctcatttgcatatgaataaaaacagatatctctgcagctatttatcatacagataaaagaaaagtattgttttaatcagcatgatgagccctaccaggcagtatgtctggtgtGATAGGGTTgctcctggtgacagagccgctttaatGGTCTATATTCCAGATGTAACACCTAGTTTTACTGATCTGAACTTAATAGTTCCCTTGGTGTTAGGGTCCGGTTACtgaaggcatcctcaaactgcggccctccagctgttgtaaaactacaactcccacaatgccttgctgtaggctgatacctgtaggctgttcggggatgctgggagttgcagttttgcaaaagctggagtgccgcagtttgaggatgcctgggttaCTGGATGTTACATGGGGGACAGTTAAACGTGCGTATTACATGTTCTTCTGAAACCTCTCAGTATGTATGTCTGGGTAGGGGGACATATTTCTGCTATATTCACACATTTTGTATTGATTTGCAGTTTATACATTCACCGTCTATCATCTGTGTGGGCTTTACAGACTCAGAAGTAACGTTTCATATGTATGATTTAAGCTAAACCAGGTCACAGATGCTGCACATACTAGAATATGGGAGACTTACTGAGCAGTGACTGTTCTATAGGACCATCCGAAATGCATGCGACCAATAACTTCATTTAATTAAATCGAATTTTGTAGAAGATTAAGGAAGAGCAAAATTTAGTGTCCTAGCCTAGAAATGTCTTAATACGATGAAGCAGCCTTAGTGATGGCATTAGTACCTTATTAAAATTAAAGCTTTTTGAAATGGTTTTAATTAAAGAGGAGGAAAAATGTTTTTACTACAGGGTGCTGCCAGTCAGCTGAAGGACATGGAATAGAAAATACGGTCATTTTAAACTTTTTAGCTGCggatgttttaaaggggttgtctacttttTGATTACAGGAGTTCATGAATATAAGCAGATCACCTAGCCTCCAGTGGTCAGCTGTACTTTGGGAGGATGCGCGTCAGTTCAGTTTCCTTGCAGCACCACCTCAGGGAAAATGAAGCATTGCACAGTTTTCATAAAGACCAATAGACTGTCGATGTAGTGCGTGGATATCCATGGTCTTCCAGAGATCTTTGTAGCCCCTCTTCACTTTAGCTAATAAACAAGTTCCCTAATTGGTACACCTACCTCTGTTTAAAAGGGCTTTTCCCATAAACCTATCACATGATATAGCCGAGCGCTACTTACTTGTTGCGGGTCCAAGTCCAACAAATAAGAAAGTAGATCCACAGcactcactagggatgagcgaatagagtTCGGATGCGTCATCcgtagtcgattcgcataaaactttggttgtaatactgtacagagcaggagctccgtacagtattagaatgtattggcgccgatgagctgaagttattacttggtGAAGTCTCGCAAGATTTTGTAATAACTTCCAGAATTAATTACTGTGAAAAAATCTTGGTACCGAACTCGGGtttagttccaaggtaccacttagaACCGAACCTGAGTCCGGTAcaaagtttttttacagtaataattcacagagttattacacaaagtgtcGTGAGACTTcgggaagtaataactttggcttatcggagccaatacattctaatttaTTTATTCCATGCCGAGGACTAGTTAAGCAGACTCTAGTGTCGCATCTTCAGACACTTTCTTTtgttgtgggtcccagaggtcagacccccagTGATTATATACTTATAACCTATCCAGTAGATTGAATATACATGGTAAAACTGCTTTAAATTGTACCTAAACCTTCAGCTACACGTTAGTAAAAGCTATTTTATATAAATCTGCTAAAAACATTTCCCGTTTTTGGGgaaaagcaagtgcggatgcgtttTTCAGAggtttgctaagagatgttgtttgtaaaccttcaggtgtTTTTATCACACTGAAAAACTCATTAAATCGAATtacacccgcacgataaaaactgaacgtgatcacagacaaaactttgtttgcgaaatcacgtatttttcactgaacgcattcggagcgcatccggacctaatcgggacacgctcgtctgcaaggggtctTAGGCTCCCTTAGGAGGGTCTTTAAACATaatttctgctgtttcaaacagaggCCTGCGGCTCATGTCtgtgactggcaataatgccgatctcAGGCATTTAGCTCTTTAGATGCCGTGGTAAGTCCCGACCCTGGTGCGGCAATTGGGGACGCAGGTCATTAATTCTAATACGCtgagtctctctgaagagacatAGCATATTAGGgctgcagttcctatgttggctagcagatggcaggccaacataagataAAAGCAATTGGAGCTTATACTGTAGTTCTGTGGAAATACGGTATAAGCCATAGAAAACTAATTAGTGGATATTGTAGCCTCCCATAGGGGCTCCAAAAACgttaaaagaaaagaagaaaaaaaaaaaaaaaaaaaactctcccgcttcccactaaattgtatgccataattaagtggtggtattagaaagtacaacgagCCCTcgtacggctatgtgaacggaaaaataaaaaagttatgactccagGAAGACGGGGAAGAAAAATGGTATCCCAGGGGTTAaacaatatatttttgttttttttgttttgtttggtggCTTTTAGGGTAACCTGTCAATCTCACTGAAGGTACCTGCCCTCTCTCCTTGTTAAACCCTTAGATGCTGTGTGTATGAGCTTGAATTGAGATTCTCTCAATTCCATATTTCACTTGCAATTGCCTTGTGAACAAGAAGCCATCCCTTCAAAATATTACCGAAAATCTCCGCATTGTGGTAATTTTGTTCCCACCCCTTGAATAGGCAGATAGACTTCTTCTTGGAGAGAATTTGTCGTATTTTCCCATATACTAGGATTCCCAGGAATTAGATGAAAACTCTCCTAAGAGATTCTCAAATCTGGGGCAAAAAAATCCTTGCAATTGACAGTATTCCGGAAAATGGGCTTGTCTGAAAGGATATTTGTCCCATGACTCCGTAAACGTGTAGTACCTCTTTTCTGACTGGTGCCAGACgttgtgtactgtgtgtatacccTGTTCAAGACATTGGGGAAAAAGTTTTATTAAGCGGTCCTGCCGTAAACTCTGGATGTTTCCAGGGGGAAAGATGCTTCGACTTTAGAAAGGGTAGATGGAAGGTGCGCTTGACCGCGTTCCTCCCTCCAGAAGGCTCCTCCTAAGGTGTAAATTTACAGCAGAATATCTGGTATGTAATAGAGCAGGAATGCCCAATGTgtgcccctccagctgttgcaacacTACAAGTTCCATCATGCCTgtgcagcctacaggtatcagggcatgctgggagttgtagtttttccacaggttgggcatccctgtaaaAGAGCATTCGAACGCCAAGGGCGTGCCAAACCCTTTATGCAGGTCATGGTTAGATCCCTTTATTCAGTCCAGTCTGTGTCTTAATATactcactaagggctcatgcacacaaaaaaattgtgtccgtttttttttttttttgctaatcacttcaatggggtcacaAAAGAAAAATGGAAATCCGTATCCATTCTGTGTCCGCATGGCTGttccgctaaaaaaataaaacctgtcctattattggccgcattgcgaacaaggatagtactgtcctATTAGAAGGGCAACTGTTCTATtccgcagaatgcacacggctggtatccgtgtttggcggatccgcaatttgcggaccgcataacATCCAACGGTTGCGTCCTTGAGGCCTAAGTTGTAGCTTCTGATAAGTGGAAATCCTACACCTCCCTCCTCGTTATGTAGCATCAGTTTAACCAGAGATATTCTACGATGACTATTAGCCCAAGAATGGTTTATTAATCTCTTTAGGGCCACAATCATTGTATGCGCTTATGTTGTGCCCGTAAGTTCTGAGGCATGAGACACAACCGACTAGGGCAGATTTTTATGCAGAAGCCCCATCGCCCCATTTTTCGCCCTCACTGAAGCTGCTCTTAACACCCTACCAACCCATAATCTCTGCATGCAAAAATAATCAGATTTTGATAGGCGAGCCTCTTGGAGTAACGCTATGTCTGCTTTTaaccatttaaggctactttcaaacttgcgttgtaaattccagtattgagatccagcaaaGGATCCCAATACTGGAATAATACgcatccatttttattttgcacatcaggatgcatccattccgtttcggatgcggttgtgtgaaatcaaaacgggaaaaaaactgatccgtcactaaatacattaaaagtcaatgggtgacgaatCCGTTTTTTTTAAGCTCCTGTATTCActatagcgatcgctcctcctctcttgaggagatcgctgcatttaAATGTGTCGCCTCCACCAGTGAGCAGCAGAAAAAAGAACGCTTTCTTCCAGACAATCTGCTGTAATatcgtcccgtgtaaagggaccttaagtcAGAGTGTACTAAAGGACGGCTTTCGCAGAATCCCAGTTTAGAAAGGGACTAGCATTGTCTATACCCATATCTAGTAGGAGGAGACTAGAGTCACTCCTGAACTTGTGACACGGCTTCCTAAAGCTGCTCCTTACGTTCTTATGAAGATGGAGGGCCATGCTGATCTGCTGCTCGATTATACAACTGAATTATCGCAAGCGAACGTTCCTATGTACAGTACATTTGGGATAATTCCCATAATCGGTCTCTTGAATAGGGGCTGTggagatttgctctggtagtgAGAACTAGtgaatgcagtatagaggcaaagtacacagttcttgaatcaacagcggtgtttattcacacattggtgtataacaaaatgcagataag containing:
- the LOC122924073 gene encoding zinc finger matrin-type protein 2-like; translated protein: MASGSGSKNADFRRKWDKDEYEKLAQRRITEEREKKDGKPLQPPVKRELLRHRDYKVDLESKLGKTIVITKTTPQSEMGG